One region of Chryseobacterium muglaense genomic DNA includes:
- a CDS encoding Gfo/Idh/MocA family oxidoreductase: MQLVKVGLCAFGMSGKIFHAPFLKEHPGFFMSAVVERSKEDSKEKYPDAEIYRSVEEMLKNADIEVVVVNTPVQTHFEYVKMALEAGKNVIVEKPFTVTVSEAEELVNLAENKNLFLSVYQNRRFDRDYLQVQKVLAEGKLGNVRETEIRFDRFRTEPSGKEHKENPEQNGAGSMHDLGSHLVDQAVQLFGFPEKLFADVFSMKGEAYANDYFEILLYYKNDLRVRLKSSVFTKEDHYAYKIHGDKGSFLQERTDNQENELVAGAVPTYGKEWMLPLKEADGILTNLNGNSESERVLTSSEFGNYMNYYQQIYEHIVFGYALPSLGNEVVQNMKIIETALESSKKGKIVELK, from the coding sequence ATGCAATTGGTAAAAGTAGGTCTTTGTGCGTTCGGAATGAGTGGCAAAATTTTTCACGCTCCGTTTTTAAAAGAACATCCCGGTTTTTTTATGTCTGCTGTTGTTGAGAGGTCTAAAGAAGATTCTAAAGAGAAATATCCCGATGCAGAAATTTACCGTTCGGTAGAGGAAATGCTAAAAAATGCAGATATTGAGGTCGTTGTTGTAAATACTCCGGTTCAGACTCATTTTGAATATGTAAAAATGGCTTTGGAAGCCGGAAAAAATGTGATTGTAGAAAAACCTTTTACCGTTACCGTTTCGGAAGCTGAAGAGTTGGTGAATTTAGCGGAAAACAAAAATCTTTTTTTAAGTGTTTACCAAAACAGAAGATTTGACCGTGATTACCTTCAGGTACAAAAAGTTTTAGCAGAAGGAAAATTAGGAAATGTAAGAGAAACTGAAATACGTTTCGACAGATTCAGAACTGAGCCTAGCGGAAAAGAACATAAAGAAAATCCTGAGCAAAATGGTGCTGGTTCAATGCACGATTTAGGTTCGCATTTAGTTGATCAGGCGGTGCAACTTTTTGGCTTTCCCGAAAAACTTTTTGCTGATGTTTTTTCAATGAAAGGAGAAGCGTATGCTAATGATTATTTTGAAATTCTTTTATATTATAAAAATGATTTGCGTGTGAGATTAAAATCTTCAGTTTTTACCAAAGAAGATCATTATGCCTATAAAATTCATGGTGATAAAGGGAGTTTCTTGCAAGAGCGTACCGATAATCAGGAAAATGAATTGGTAGCAGGAGCTGTTCCAACTTACGGAAAAGAGTGGATGCTGCCTTTAAAAGAAGCTGATGGAATTCTTACTAATTTAAATGGAAATTCAGAGTCTGAAAGAGTTTTAACCTCAAGTGAATTCGGAAATTACATGAATTATTATCAACAAATCTACGAACACATTGTTTTCGGATATGCTTTGCCGTCTCTTGGAAATGAAGTGGTTCAAAACATGAAAATCATAGAAACAGCTCTTGAAAGTTCAAAAAAAGGAAAAATTGTTGAACTGAAATAA
- a CDS encoding S8 family serine peptidase, producing the protein MKKLLLFCFLAGYSTTFAQTELVFVYFTGKPNKAAFYANPLSELSQKSLNRRTALGIALNDQDAPIEQSYIQNLQNLGFTITDYSKWLNGVAVNVNQAQANIIKAQPFVQSVESFAKNSSLTLKIQNTNKWSDFELAQKTQTVFDYGSGSEQIDQINLRPLHLAGFTGTGVTIAVIDTGFPTVNTGSAFSRLWTNNKIKGGYDFVSKGTDIYNTSLNNHGTVVLGAIGGYIADTFVGSAPDADFYLYRSENSTVEVPEEELYWIEAAEEADRKGVDIITTSLGYNNFDDPKYSYTYNDMNGTKSFIGRASEIAVNKGIFVLIAAGNSGEVPWHYITTPADNVKVFSIGSVDSSGNGSAFSSYGPNSLGMIKPDASTRGTLSTTVNNNTTISVSGTSIATPIAAGGVACLIQAFPAMNRDVMRTNLRQNASLFPAHNNQMGYGILNFGSFYNSTLNTSELVKKNTIAIFPNPVKNILNIATEAPIISTEVYDNLGRMILKSAQKSIKVEDFAKGTYYLKIQTKDKVYYEKFLKQ; encoded by the coding sequence ATGAAAAAACTTTTACTCTTTTGTTTTTTAGCAGGTTATTCTACAACATTTGCACAGACTGAGCTTGTTTTTGTTTATTTTACCGGTAAACCCAACAAAGCTGCATTTTACGCCAATCCCCTTTCTGAACTTAGTCAGAAGTCGCTCAACAGACGTACTGCGTTAGGAATTGCCTTAAACGACCAAGATGCTCCGATTGAGCAATCTTATATTCAGAACCTACAAAATTTGGGGTTTACCATCACCGATTACTCAAAATGGCTGAATGGTGTTGCTGTAAATGTTAATCAAGCACAAGCAAACATCATCAAAGCACAGCCATTTGTACAATCTGTAGAAAGTTTTGCTAAAAACTCTTCATTGACATTAAAAATTCAAAATACTAACAAATGGTCAGATTTTGAACTGGCTCAGAAAACGCAAACTGTATTCGATTACGGTTCAGGATCTGAACAGATCGATCAAATTAATTTAAGACCGCTTCATCTTGCCGGATTTACCGGAACTGGAGTGACAATCGCTGTGATTGACACCGGATTTCCTACGGTAAATACAGGTTCGGCATTTTCCAGATTATGGACCAATAACAAAATAAAAGGCGGTTACGATTTTGTTTCTAAAGGAACAGACATCTACAATACTTCACTCAATAACCATGGAACAGTCGTTTTAGGTGCAATTGGCGGTTATATTGCCGATACATTTGTAGGTTCTGCTCCTGATGCAGATTTTTATCTGTACCGCAGCGAAAATTCGACGGTTGAGGTTCCTGAAGAAGAACTGTACTGGATTGAAGCTGCAGAAGAAGCAGATAGAAAGGGCGTTGATATTATTACAACTTCTTTGGGTTATAATAATTTTGATGATCCTAAATACAGCTACACTTACAACGACATGAACGGTACAAAATCATTCATTGGAAGGGCCAGTGAAATTGCCGTAAACAAAGGAATTTTTGTTTTAATTGCAGCCGGAAATTCTGGTGAAGTTCCTTGGCATTATATTACAACTCCGGCAGATAATGTAAAAGTTTTCAGTATTGGTTCGGTTGATTCTTCAGGAAATGGTTCTGCATTTTCATCTTACGGCCCCAATTCTTTAGGAATGATAAAACCGGATGCAAGTACAAGAGGAACCTTGTCAACAACAGTGAACAATAACACTACAATTTCAGTTTCAGGAACATCCATTGCAACGCCAATTGCAGCAGGTGGAGTTGCTTGTTTAATTCAGGCTTTTCCGGCAATGAACAGAGATGTAATGAGAACAAATTTAAGACAAAATGCCTCATTATTTCCCGCACATAACAATCAAATGGGATATGGAATTCTGAATTTTGGAAGTTTTTATAATTCTACCTTAAATACTTCAGAGCTTGTTAAAAAGAATACGATCGCGATCTTCCCAAATCCCGTAAAAAACATCCTGAATATTGCAACCGAAGCACCAATTATTTCAACCGAAGTTTACGATAATCTGGGAAGAATGATTTTAAAATCTGCTCAAAAATCTATCAAAGTAGAAGATTTTGCAAAAGGAACTTATTATTTAAAAATTCAAACCAAAGATAAAGTGTATTATGAAAAGTTTTTGAAACAATAA
- a CDS encoding TonB-dependent siderophore receptor — MKKQIISLSLLVISITVSAQLKNAEADTIRIGTIEDVNIRKTGNPNKATPMSTKSNLTVMETPQPIAIITHAIIEQQQAKQLSDVLQNVNGMYITSSRGNSQDSFGGRGFALGNDNIFKNGSRVNSGVFPEVSGLERVEVLKGANAMLYGNTAAGGVINMITKKPRFDFGGSVGLNAGSWNSYKPTVDMYGPLTKNIAFRVNGAYEYAESFRDVVQSEKYYFNPSFLFNLSPKSQLIVEADYLKNDFTPDFGIGAIENKDKSYSLNTGLDRSAFLGTDWQYQNVEQVSTNVTFNHKFNDNWSLNSTASYQNYTKDYFSTERVQWGYVAVSPNRLSWNRPLNKTYNEQNYTSAQVNLNGEFNTGKINHKVLIGTDADYGVADSYTYYNPDNNKVLGTSYYFGTNGASGINGQPGTIYLDDQSTWASGAMPNSTVLNKTRINTRRIGFYAQDFVSLTKEFKVIAGLRWSYIENMPTIKTDIKTAKNNIVDPNSVYGKGLVNNSASSDQAISPKVGLVYMPNENLSVFGTYTNSFVANTGQTIYYEALKPTTVDQYEIGAKKNIWNNAVAINLSLYQIINQNSYQTALFTANGAANSDSNFKEYVGKIRSRGVELDITGNPTSNISIIGGVSYNNSVYLDTPEKIGYVENQRLVRTPATTANLSLFYTFTKGVKGLKIGASAYYIGNRLAGWNDTKTGGNTSLAARNGVSRVFEVKDYTTVALSAGYEWKKFMIQAKVGNLFDVENYNVHENYSVNPITPRNYYFTLTYKL, encoded by the coding sequence ATGAAAAAACAAATTATCTCTTTAAGCTTACTGGTTATTTCGATTACAGTGAGTGCTCAGCTAAAAAATGCAGAAGCTGATACCATTAGAATTGGAACCATTGAAGATGTGAATATTCGTAAGACTGGAAACCCTAACAAGGCAACTCCAATGTCTACAAAATCTAATCTTACCGTAATGGAAACTCCGCAGCCTATTGCTATTATTACTCATGCTATTATTGAGCAACAACAAGCAAAACAGCTTAGCGATGTCTTACAGAACGTAAACGGGATGTATATTACCTCATCAAGAGGAAATTCTCAGGATAGTTTTGGAGGTCGTGGTTTTGCGCTAGGTAATGACAATATATTTAAGAACGGAAGCAGAGTTAATAGTGGTGTTTTCCCGGAAGTAAGCGGATTGGAGAGAGTTGAGGTTTTAAAAGGAGCCAACGCAATGCTTTACGGAAATACTGCTGCAGGTGGTGTTATTAATATGATTACTAAAAAGCCTAGATTCGATTTTGGAGGAAGTGTTGGTTTAAACGCAGGTAGCTGGAATTCTTACAAGCCTACGGTAGATATGTATGGTCCGTTAACAAAAAATATTGCATTCAGAGTAAACGGGGCTTATGAATATGCTGAAAGTTTCAGAGATGTGGTACAGTCGGAGAAATACTATTTCAATCCTTCGTTTTTATTTAATCTGAGCCCAAAATCTCAATTAATCGTTGAAGCAGATTATCTTAAAAATGATTTCACTCCAGATTTTGGAATTGGCGCTATTGAAAATAAAGACAAAAGCTATTCTTTGAACACAGGATTAGATAGAAGTGCGTTTTTAGGAACAGATTGGCAATATCAGAATGTAGAACAGGTTTCTACCAATGTTACTTTTAACCATAAGTTTAATGATAATTGGTCATTAAATTCTACTGCTTCTTATCAAAACTATACTAAGGATTATTTTTCTACAGAAAGAGTTCAATGGGGTTATGTAGCAGTAAGTCCTAATCGACTTTCTTGGAACAGACCATTGAACAAAACGTATAACGAGCAAAACTATACTTCTGCCCAGGTAAACTTGAATGGAGAATTCAATACCGGAAAAATCAATCATAAAGTTTTAATCGGTACAGATGCAGATTACGGTGTAGCTGATTCTTATACTTACTATAATCCTGATAATAATAAAGTTTTGGGTACAAGTTATTATTTTGGTACAAACGGTGCATCAGGTATCAATGGGCAACCTGGGACTATTTATCTTGACGACCAGTCTACTTGGGCTTCTGGAGCAATGCCAAACTCTACCGTTTTAAATAAAACAAGAATCAATACGAGAAGAATTGGTTTCTATGCTCAAGACTTCGTTAGCTTAACAAAAGAGTTTAAGGTAATCGCAGGTTTACGTTGGTCATATATTGAAAATATGCCTACTATAAAAACAGATATTAAGACGGCAAAAAATAATATCGTTGATCCAAATTCTGTATATGGTAAAGGATTAGTAAATAACTCAGCATCTTCAGACCAGGCAATATCTCCAAAAGTAGGATTGGTTTATATGCCGAATGAAAATCTATCGGTGTTTGGAACTTATACCAATTCGTTTGTAGCAAATACAGGACAAACAATATACTATGAAGCTTTAAAACCGACAACCGTTGACCAATATGAAATCGGAGCAAAGAAAAATATTTGGAACAATGCTGTAGCTATTAACTTATCTTTATATCAGATTATTAATCAAAACTCTTATCAAACAGCATTGTTTACTGCAAATGGAGCAGCAAATTCTGATAGTAACTTTAAAGAATATGTTGGTAAAATTAGAAGCCGCGGTGTAGAATTAGATATCACAGGTAATCCTACATCTAATATCTCTATTATCGGAGGTGTTTCTTACAACAATTCAGTTTATTTAGATACGCCTGAAAAAATAGGTTATGTAGAAAACCAAAGATTGGTAAGAACACCGGCTACAACCGCTAACTTGTCTCTATTTTACACATTCACAAAAGGTGTTAAAGGCTTAAAAATCGGAGCATCTGCATATTATATAGGAAACAGATTAGCAGGATGGAATGATACAAAAACTGGAGGTAATACAAGTTTAGCCGCAAGAAACGGAGTAAGCAGAGTTTTTGAAGTAAAAGATTACACTACAGTTGCTTTATCTGCAGGTTATGAGTGGAAAAAATTCATGATTCAGGCAAAAGTTGGAAACCTATTTGACGTAGAAAACTACAACGTTCACGAAAATTATTCTGTAAACCCTATTACACCAAGAAATTATTATTTTACGCTTACATACAAGCTTTAA
- a CDS encoding alpha/beta fold hydrolase, with amino-acid sequence MKKLNFTLLLFAAGFYYSQTISGTVISKNENQPVSYAKIGVDKENIGVITDENGNFTIDLSKANTSNKIKVEVAGYEPFTETVANFIKQNQQKIYLKEKVKNIQEVVLKTKKLVDKNWGVNTKTKSVMYSVNPAFRKEDFLGETALGFKASKKSKIKNINLNIASITADRPVIMRYAIYNEKNGLPNESILDEEITVELTKDKIVDGTFSLDVNDKNIWVQGKFFVGIQFLKEFEGRVNISAALFRTGYIRKFYDEWKKMTIAAPAINIDVKVDKNAKDENKFEEMNEQSIASLFPDVSKYLEESDKEIYGKNQEVGKLLTLKDANLYYEVYGEGEPLFLLHGNSGSIKDFYQQIPVLSKQYKVIVMDTRAQGKSIDKTKNELNYKIFADDVKALADHLGLQKINIAGWSDGGNTGLEFALKYPQNLGKLITIGANAVPEGVDKELINNFSIKYKVLQLQNKPEKLNERRLLKLMLKEPNISEKQLNKIQNKVLVIAGEKDVITQTHTEFMAKQIPNSELKIYKDATHMIPFENADQLNQDILEFLKQ; translated from the coding sequence ATGAAAAAACTCAACTTTACATTGCTTCTTTTTGCCGCAGGTTTTTATTATTCACAAACCATCTCGGGAACTGTAATTTCCAAAAATGAAAACCAACCTGTTTCTTATGCCAAAATTGGTGTAGACAAAGAAAATATTGGGGTCATTACCGATGAAAACGGGAATTTTACAATTGATCTTTCTAAAGCAAATACATCCAACAAAATTAAAGTTGAAGTTGCGGGATATGAGCCTTTTACTGAAACGGTTGCCAACTTTATAAAGCAAAACCAACAGAAAATTTATCTGAAAGAAAAAGTAAAAAACATACAGGAAGTTGTTTTAAAAACTAAAAAATTAGTTGATAAGAATTGGGGCGTGAATACAAAGACTAAAAGTGTGATGTATTCGGTAAATCCGGCATTCAGAAAAGAAGATTTTTTAGGAGAAACGGCATTGGGATTTAAAGCGAGCAAAAAATCAAAAATCAAAAATATCAATCTGAATATTGCAAGTATCACCGCAGATCGCCCAGTGATTATGCGGTATGCAATCTATAATGAAAAGAATGGTTTGCCGAATGAAAGTATTTTGGATGAAGAAATTACGGTTGAATTAACAAAAGATAAAATTGTTGACGGAACTTTTTCTTTAGACGTGAATGATAAAAATATTTGGGTTCAGGGTAAGTTTTTTGTGGGAATTCAGTTTTTAAAAGAGTTTGAAGGTAGGGTAAATATCAGTGCTGCACTTTTCAGAACTGGATATATAAGAAAATTTTATGATGAATGGAAGAAGATGACGATTGCTGCTCCAGCGATAAATATTGATGTAAAAGTTGATAAAAACGCCAAAGATGAAAATAAATTTGAAGAAATGAATGAACAAAGTATAGCCTCTCTTTTTCCAGATGTAAGTAAATATTTGGAAGAATCTGATAAAGAAATTTACGGTAAGAACCAAGAAGTGGGTAAACTTTTAACACTAAAAGATGCAAATCTTTATTATGAGGTGTATGGTGAAGGCGAGCCACTTTTCTTACTTCACGGAAATTCGGGAAGTATAAAAGATTTTTATCAGCAGATTCCGGTACTTTCAAAACAATATAAAGTGATTGTGATGGATACAAGAGCACAGGGAAAAAGCATCGATAAAACTAAAAATGAACTTAATTATAAGATTTTTGCAGATGATGTAAAAGCTTTAGCGGATCATTTAGGTTTACAAAAAATCAATATTGCAGGGTGGAGTGATGGCGGAAATACAGGATTGGAATTCGCTTTAAAATATCCTCAAAATTTAGGAAAACTAATTACCATCGGTGCAAATGCAGTTCCTGAAGGGGTTGATAAGGAATTGATTAATAATTTCAGTATTAAATATAAAGTGTTACAGCTTCAGAATAAACCTGAAAAACTGAATGAAAGAAGACTCTTGAAACTGATGTTGAAAGAACCGAATATCAGTGAAAAACAATTAAATAAAATTCAGAACAAGGTATTGGTTATTGCAGGTGAAAAAGATGTCATCACACAAACTCATACCGAATTTATGGCGAAACAAATCCCCAATTCTGAATTGAAAATCTATAAAGACGCCACTCACATGATTCCTTTTGAGAATGCGGATCAGCTTAATCAGGATATTTTAGAATTTTTGAAGCAATAA
- a CDS encoding peptidogalycan biosysnthesis protein, translating into MCYSFKIFNSATELPINWNIVIGQQNIMLSEEYFRVVEESKPINMKYCFVGFFSDENLIGGALYQYLSFIEHKNFQKGEVLCSIRNFLTKQLSKDVMILGNNMLTGQNGFYFDTSKISTETAITLLNEASQNVQAILGKTSLIIYKDYQKPFLKNFEDEKFKSFYRFSVQPNMILNIKTEWKCFDDYSNNLSKKYRARLKSAKKKIDGIQKLELDIESIKKYQNEMSILYQNVAENAPFNTFFLTENHFESMKQNLNDNFKVFAYFLNDKLIGFYTLILNNTDIDTYFLGYDKEIQKEKQIYLNMLFDMTEFGITNQFKRIVFGRTALEIKSTIGAEPVEIFGLIRHNSKAINPFMEKIFTSLNPKVEWIQRKPFK; encoded by the coding sequence ATGTGTTACAGTTTTAAAATTTTTAATTCTGCTACTGAGCTTCCAATTAATTGGAATATCGTAATCGGACAGCAAAATATTATGTTGTCTGAAGAATATTTTCGTGTTGTGGAAGAATCAAAACCGATTAATATGAAATATTGTTTTGTCGGTTTCTTTTCTGATGAAAATTTAATTGGCGGCGCTTTATATCAATATCTAAGTTTTATTGAACACAAAAACTTTCAAAAAGGCGAAGTTTTGTGTAGTATAAGAAATTTTTTGACCAAACAGTTAAGTAAAGATGTGATGATTTTAGGGAATAATATGTTGACGGGACAAAACGGTTTTTATTTCGATACATCAAAAATTTCCACTGAAACAGCGATTACTTTGCTGAATGAAGCTTCACAAAATGTTCAAGCAATATTAGGAAAAACATCTTTGATTATTTATAAAGATTATCAGAAACCGTTTTTGAAAAACTTTGAGGATGAAAAATTTAAATCATTTTACAGGTTTTCAGTGCAACCCAATATGATTTTAAATATAAAAACTGAATGGAAGTGTTTTGACGATTATTCTAATAATTTATCTAAAAAATACCGAGCACGACTGAAATCAGCAAAGAAAAAGATTGATGGAATTCAAAAATTGGAATTGGATATTGAGTCGATTAAAAAGTATCAGAATGAAATGAGTATTCTGTATCAAAATGTTGCGGAAAACGCTCCTTTTAATACCTTTTTTCTCACAGAAAATCATTTTGAAAGTATGAAACAAAACCTGAATGATAATTTCAAAGTTTTCGCATATTTTCTGAATGATAAGCTGATTGGTTTTTATACTTTAATTCTTAATAATACCGATATTGATACGTATTTTTTAGGGTACGATAAAGAGATTCAGAAAGAAAAACAGATTTATCTGAATATGCTTTTTGATATGACCGAATTTGGAATTACCAATCAGTTTAAACGTATTGTTTTCGGCAGAACAGCTCTTGAAATAAAATCTACAATTGGTGCAGAACCTGTAGAGATTTTCGGGCTAATAAGACATAACAGCAAAGCCATCAATCCTTTTATGGAAAAGATTTTTACATCATTAAATCCAAAAGTAGAATGGATTCAAAGAAAACCTTTTAAATAA
- a CDS encoding DegT/DnrJ/EryC1/StrS family aminotransferase, protein MKKIQMVDLQSQYYKIKNDVDNAVLNVMDSAAFINGPEVKSFQNEMETYLDVKHVIPCANGTDALQIALMGLDLQEGDEVITADFTFAATVEVIHLLKLKSVLVDVDYDTFTISTEAIKKAITPKTKAIIPVHIFGQCANMEEILKIAEEHNLFVIEDNAQAIGAQYTFSDGSVRHAGTMSTVGTTSFFPSKNLGCYGDGGAIFTNNDELAHRLRGIVNHGMYERYYHDEVGVNSRLDSIQAAILRKKLPNLDSYNDARRKAADYYDEAFAGNENILTPKREENSTHVFHQYTLRILNGKRNELQKFLTEKEVPAMIYYPVALRKQKAYYQESNDADFVNTDKLLDQVISLPMHTELDEEQLKYITDAVLEFMG, encoded by the coding sequence ATGAAAAAGATACAGATGGTTGACTTGCAAAGTCAGTATTACAAAATTAAAAATGATGTAGACAATGCGGTTTTAAATGTGATGGATTCTGCTGCTTTTATCAATGGACCTGAAGTGAAATCTTTCCAAAATGAAATGGAAACTTATCTGGATGTAAAACACGTAATTCCTTGTGCCAACGGTACTGATGCTTTGCAGATTGCTTTAATGGGCTTAGATTTACAGGAAGGAGACGAAGTAATTACCGCTGATTTTACTTTTGCAGCTACGGTTGAAGTTATTCATTTATTAAAATTAAAATCTGTATTGGTAGATGTAGATTATGATACTTTTACCATTTCTACAGAAGCGATAAAAAAAGCAATTACTCCTAAAACAAAAGCAATTATTCCTGTTCATATTTTCGGACAATGTGCGAATATGGAGGAAATTTTAAAAATTGCTGAAGAACATAATTTATTTGTAATTGAAGACAATGCACAAGCAATCGGTGCTCAATATACTTTTTCAGACGGAAGCGTAAGACATGCAGGAACAATGTCTACAGTTGGAACGACTTCTTTTTTTCCATCTAAAAATTTAGGTTGTTATGGTGATGGTGGAGCAATTTTCACGAATAATGATGAGCTTGCTCACCGTTTAAGAGGAATTGTAAACCACGGAATGTACGAAAGATATTATCATGACGAAGTAGGAGTTAACTCAAGATTAGACAGTATTCAGGCTGCCATTTTAAGAAAAAAACTTCCGAATCTTGATTCTTACAACGATGCAAGAAGAAAAGCGGCAGATTATTATGACGAAGCTTTTGCTGGGAATGAAAATATCCTTACTCCAAAAAGAGAAGAAAACTCAACGCACGTTTTTCATCAATATACTTTAAGAATTTTAAACGGAAAACGTAATGAATTGCAAAAATTCCTTACTGAAAAGGAAGTTCCGGCTATGATTTATTATCCTGTTGCTTTAAGAAAACAAAAAGCATATTATCAGGAAAGTAATGATGCCGATTTTGTAAATACAGATAAGCTTTTGGATCAGGTAATCTCTCTTCCAATGCACACAGAATTGGATGAAGAGCAGTTGAAGTATATTACGGACGCTGTGTTGGAATTTATGGGATAA
- a CDS encoding ABC-F family ATP-binding cassette domain-containing protein — MNYVSVENLTKSYGIKTLFKNVSFHVNEGDKIAIVAKNGSGKSTLLKILMGKEIADSGSVVINKDIQVVLFDQEIDFESDLTIDEFMMTLDSAPILALKKYHHALLSGNPDEMETALAEMEIHKAWDLENEMSQILSQLKITDLTAKMGMLSGGQIKRVALAKLLTETRAEHRHTLLIMDEPTNHLDVEMVEWLENYLNKAKITLILVTHDRYFLDAVCGIIWEMEDQNMYFHNGSYATYLENKMIREDNMNSTIDKAQNLYRKELEWMRRQPKARTTKSKSRQDDFYETEKVAKTDTRKEKLELDFEMKRLGNKILELKDISKSYGDKLLLKDFSYSFQRGEKVGIVGKNGAGKSTLLNIIQGFEPKDSGEIETGETIKFGYFSQKGLQYKEEERVIDFIKEISENFPLANGRTITASQFLRLFLFDDQTQYSPISKLSGGEKRRLHLMYILYQNPNFLIFDEPTNDLDLPTLTVLENFLLNFQGSLIIVSHDRYFMDRIVDHILAFEGDGKIKDFIGNFSEYRENKKLEDGSQKNEDKKAKIVAEKVVEKPVVAEVPKAQAPKKKLSFKEQRELETIEKEIPEFEGKRATILEQLNNEADYEKISKLSAELESLAEKLENHEMRWLELQD; from the coding sequence ATGAATTACGTTTCAGTCGAAAACCTTACCAAATCATATGGCATTAAAACTTTGTTTAAAAATGTCTCATTTCACGTTAATGAAGGTGACAAAATTGCCATAGTTGCCAAAAACGGCAGCGGAAAATCTACCCTTCTGAAAATTTTGATGGGAAAAGAGATTGCAGACAGCGGTTCCGTAGTCATTAATAAAGATATTCAGGTAGTTTTGTTTGATCAGGAAATTGATTTTGAGTCTGATCTTACCATCGACGAGTTTATGATGACTTTAGATTCTGCGCCTATTTTAGCTTTAAAAAAATACCATCATGCTTTGCTTTCGGGTAATCCGGATGAGATGGAAACAGCACTTGCGGAAATGGAGATTCACAAAGCGTGGGATTTGGAAAATGAAATGAGCCAGATTCTTTCTCAGTTGAAAATTACAGATTTGACAGCCAAAATGGGAATGCTTTCGGGTGGACAGATTAAACGTGTTGCTTTGGCAAAACTATTAACGGAAACCAGAGCAGAGCACCGCCATACTCTATTGATTATGGATGAGCCTACCAACCACCTTGACGTGGAAATGGTAGAATGGCTTGAAAATTATTTGAACAAAGCAAAGATCACTTTAATTCTTGTTACGCACGACCGTTATTTCCTTGATGCTGTTTGTGGAATCATATGGGAAATGGAAGATCAGAATATGTACTTCCATAATGGTTCTTATGCTACTTATCTTGAAAATAAAATGATTCGTGAGGATAATATGAATTCTACGATTGATAAAGCGCAAAACCTTTACAGAAAGGAATTGGAATGGATGCGAAGACAACCTAAAGCAAGAACGACCAAATCAAAATCCAGACAAGATGACTTTTACGAAACTGAAAAAGTAGCTAAAACTGATACCCGTAAAGAAAAATTGGAGCTTGATTTTGAAATGAAAAGATTGGGTAACAAGATCCTGGAACTTAAAGATATTTCTAAAAGTTATGGTGATAAATTATTACTGAAAGATTTCAGTTATTCTTTCCAAAGAGGAGAAAAAGTAGGAATTGTAGGAAAAAACGGTGCCGGAAAATCTACTTTACTCAACATTATTCAAGGTTTTGAACCAAAAGATTCTGGAGAAATTGAAACGGGAGAAACCATCAAGTTCGGATATTTTTCTCAAAAAGGACTTCAATATAAAGAAGAAGAAAGAGTAATTGATTTCATCAAAGAAATTTCTGAAAATTTCCCTTTGGCTAACGGTAGAACGATTACTGCATCTCAGTTTTTAAGATTATTCTTATTTGATGATCAAACGCAATACTCACCGATTTCTAAACTTTCGGGAGGTGAAAAAAGAAGACTGCATTTGATGTATATTCTATATCAAAATCCAAACTTTTTGATCTTTGATGAGCCTACCAATGATCTTGACCTTCCTACTTTGACGGTTTTAGAAAATTTCCTTTTAAATTTCCAGGGAAGTTTGATTATCGTTTCTCACGACAGATATTTTATGGATCGTATTGTGGATCATATTTTAGCGTTTGAAGGTGATGGAAAAATTAAAGATTTCATCGGAAACTTTTCAGAATACCGAGAAAATAAAAAACTGGAAGACGGAAGCCAGAAAAATGAAGATAAAAAAGCAAAAATTGTAGCTGAAAAGGTGGTTGAAAAACCAGTTGTTGCAGAAGTTCCGAAAGCTCAAGCTCCAAAAAAGAAGCTTTCTTTTAAAGAACAACGTGAGCTGGAAACTATTGAAAAAGAAATTCCGGAATTTGAAGGTAAAAGAGCCACAATTTTGGAACAACTGAATAATGAGGCTGATTACGAGAAAATATCAAAACTTTCTGCAGAGTTAGAAAGCCTTGCCGAAAAGTTGGAGAACCACGAAATGAGATGGCTTGAGCTTCAGGACTAA